GGCCTTCGGGGCTGTGTTCCTCGGGGAAGTGTTCCCGAATTCGTTCCCATTGGTCGTCGCGCAGTCGCAGCATGAACGTGCTGATACCTAAGTATGTCCATGCTGTCAATGATTTTGAGATAGATTCAATATTGTCCTTGAGTTTCTTTGTGCTGCGCTCGTTCATAAGGTTGTTGTTCGAAGGCACACGAACGAGCTGTGCGCTGCCGGCTCCAGCAAACTTTTCTGTCTTTCGAAAATCTACGGCTCTTGACGGATTAACCCTCAAAGGATGTTTTCCTTTTGGAATCTCATTCCTCGGTACAAAACCAAGGGGACCGGCAACAGCTCCTATCGACCATGCCGCGATGCCGAACTGAGTCGGCGGCATGGATTTAAGGAAGGGCCTTGCTTTGAAAAAGGCCTCCGCGCCGACAATGGAGGCATTCGTCCACGGCTGGCTACCAAGTCCGCCTTGAGGCTCGGTCGCGATACCCACTAACAGACTTACATGGTCAAATTCCATCAACATCAAGCTTTCGCATTGGGTCGCTGCTTTTTTGAGCTTCCTGTCATTCAAGCCATAGACGACTAGGGACGCGCTCTCGCCCTGGGACTTTACGAGCGCATAGGCGGCTTTGACTTCTACTGCCGCCAGCTGCCTCGGCTGTGGCGGCCAGGTCACTTGGCCCTCGGCGTCAACTTCGCACGGAAAAGCCAGGATGTCGACATCGCTATCCGGTTGAATCTTGTGGTACAGCCCATCGCTCTTGGGTAAGCGGCCAACCAGGGCGTGTTTCGGCAAACCTTGGAGGAAGGCGCAAAGCTGAGGAACAAGGCCCAGACTCTGCCACATGTTAGCGGCTAAAATGGGGCCCATCTCGCTCATCAAGAGTTCCACGACTCCTGATTCTATCTTGTCCTCCAGTTCCAGGAGGTATTTCTCATCGCCCATTCTCATTCCCCAAGGGAGGAGCGAATCTCAGCTAGCTCTTCGTCGGTCAGGCTCCAGAGTTTCGCCGCCATGCCATCCAGTTCTCCTTCGAGTCGCTTGACTTCTGCTGTGTCACCAGATGCGGTAGCCTGGTGGGCAGCCTCCGACACTTCAGCCAAGCTCACGTGCGTTCTATCCCTCTTCGAGAACTTTGGGACGGCGATGTTTTCAAGGATATGTGTGGTCATCTGAATTTCGACGGCATATGCCGCAACCGCTAAGCGTGCCGGAGAGGAATTCAGAACAGCGCAGAGATAATGAGCCTCCTCTGCGGAGTTCAGGTCCACCATCATTAGCTTGTGATCCGGAATAACCGGCCGTCGTTTGACTGGGCCGATAATAGCTGCTGTCAGTCCGGCCGCCTGCTCTCGCCACACCACCTTATAGGGAGCGAAAGTGTATTCGCCGATGTTGAAGATGGAATAGAAGGGAGCATCCTCTTTGAAGTAGCGGCGGAAGGCTGGTCGTTTCTGTAGCATTGCCTCAAAGCGTTTGAAGTAGGAGTACGTCCTGGGAAACTCCGTTTGCATCCGTTTAACTGGGATCGCCTTGAGTCGCATCTTGGGCTCATGAGTAAGGATGATATTGGCTTCGGGAGTTGCCTTCCAACGTGCAACGTCTGCACCTCGAAGAAGCGGATATACGAGACTCGATTCAACTGCAGCTTGTATCCTGTCCACCTTTTTCTTGGCACGTTCGGTGATGTTAGCCACGAGCGACAGTCCACCGGGCCTTTCCCCGAGAACTTCTACCCAGTAAACAGCGTTAGCCCCGCCGGTAAATGTCCCGGCTCTTGCTGTGTAATCGGACGCACCAAGTATCTTGTGCAGGGCCTTTAGTGCTCTCGGCTTGGCGGTGAGCCAGGCCGATGTTTTATCTCTGGCGTCAACAGGTTCGGCATCCCATTTCCGGAAAGTGACAAGCTCCTTTGTGACATGCTCATAAGGGGTATCAAAACCAATGGCGCTTCCACGTCCCGCCTTCTTCTTGACCCAGTATGAATAGGGCAAGGGGTACCGGATCGGATAACCCTTGCCGAAGACCGCGACGCTAGTCCTGTTCGTGGCGCCTTCGAATGGCTTGAGGTCGACCATGTCCTCGACCACAAGCGGTCCAAAAGTTGTCTTATCAGGCAGAGCGAAACGACGGAAGCCCTGGCCTGCACCAGACGTCTTGAAGAGGCTCTGCGAGAGCACGAAGCCAAGCTTGCCCTTCGGCTTGAGGTACTTGTCCACTGAGACATAGGTCATCAGCATGGAAATGTCGTACTTGGCCGCGCCAAGAATCGTTTCCATTCCCTTCTCTCGTTTTGGGAACAGCCCATAATGCTCCCAAAGTGGCATGGTGGATCGCCTATACTCGTCAGGCAGGTGTTCCCAGTTCACCCAAGGCGGATTCCCAACAATGTAATGACACTGGTCGAGGAAGAGTGGTGCAAAGGAATTCTTGATGATCCTTGCCCAAACCCCGTTGAGCCCTTCGTTGTGTAACTCGAGAAGACGGTTGTAGAGAATCTTCAGTTCAGGCTTCGCCGCCTCGAATTCTTCATCTGCCAGGTGTGCGCTACCCTTGAGTCGAGTGAGAAACGCCTCTTCGCCGATGCGGTCTTCAACGGCTGTGTCCAGAGTATTGGCCAAGGCGTCCATCCGCTCTCGTTGGGAAAAATGAATAGGTACTCGAAAAACGCCGACGGCTGTTTTCAGCGGATACACGTTCTCGTCGAACAAATCGGTTCCCTGAGCAGGCGTCAGCACGGAATCGGCTTGATAGATGGGAATATCAATGTCACCAGATCAGTGTTTGAGAAGGTCTCCCAAAGCGAGCAGGTAGTTTGTCCGTGCGGCGATCACCGCAAGCGGATTGAGGTCAATCCCGACGACGTTTTGCAGAATGAGTTGAAGGGTCTCACGAGGGTCACGTCCCTTCCGTTCCATTCGCTCACGGATGTACTTGATCAGAATCACAAGAAACGTCCCTGAACCACACGCAGGATCGAGCACACGCTTGGCGGGATCTCCCAGGTCTGCTTCTCCAAGCGTCTGTCGTATGAGCCGCTCGGCCAGCCAGTCTGGGGTGTAGTATTCACCGAGATCGTGACGGATTTCTTTGGGAAGAAGTTTGTGGTAGAGCTTCTTCAGCAAGTCGCGGGCATTTTCCGGTGCGAGTTCCAACGTCCCTGGATCGTATTCCGCCAACCGCTTGATCAAGTCACGAACTGCCTCCTCGATGTCATGATTCCAGGCAGAGAGATACCAGCCGAAGAAATCTCCTTCCAGGAAGTTCCGAATGCCGTACTCGCGGAACAGTCCACCGCGTTCGAGGTCCGCAAGGCTGGCCTTCAACTCGTCAGACCCCTGCGCGGCCATCCTTGACAGTGGGGCGGGTTGTCCTCCAGCGAATCGCGCAGCTGCAAGCGTGGCCACGAGTTTGATCAGCAAGGCGTAATAGGTATGGAGCGCGAAAAAAACCTTTGGCGCCTCGGCATATTTGGGGTCGAGACCCATGCCTTTTACGAATGTACGGAATTCTTCCTTGCTTTCAATCCGCTCAGCCCATTCTTTGTAGTCCGTGGCCTCGCTGAAAAATTGTCGCCACTGTTCAAACAGTTTGGCCACCAAAGGATGTCGGCTGCTGTGAAGGGTCGCATAGATGGAACGGACTGCCCGCTGCGCACGGAGCGTTCTGGGTCCAAAGTCCTCTACCAAGTTTTCCGGGACAAGTGCTGCGCCAACGGAAAGGGCAAAGAGTAAGCGGAGGAAGAGTTCCACCGAAGCTGAATTGACGGGAGCCGGGTCATCGATCGACCAACCTTCACCGACTCGGCGCACAAAGATGAAGAACCGCCCGTCCGTCGCAACACCAGCTAGACGATGAGCCTCGCGCTTCTCCCTCTTGGCTACATCGAGGATGTAATCTTTGACCTGCTGAATGACCTCTTGGTTCGCACGATTTGAGTTAGCGGCCTTGAGCACACCTGGGCGCTTGTATTCCAAGATGAGCCGGTTGTAGACGGAATCCACCCGCCCGCATGCGACAGAAAACTCATCACGAGGCGTGATCCTGAGATTCGCCGCCACCGCAGCTTCTTCCACCAAGATACGCGCGACCTCTCGCCGGAAATCAGCCTCCGTACCTCCGCGGTTCGCTATCCGCGTCAATGACTGCGACACAGACTTCGCCTGTTCCCTGGCAATTGCATCGAGGTCAATGGTCACCGCTGCCTCCTGTTGATGCTCGGCTATGCTTGAAGTTCAAACGAGAGATGGTCTCGGAAGGGAACATCAAGACGCGAAATCCTTTACAAAAGCTGCTTGCCAATCCGACTCAGGCCAGCCTGACTTACCGCGAGCCTTATGAAGCTGATCGAGATAATCGATAGCTTCGGCAGCACACACGCCTAGCGTGCGAAGAACACACCCAAGAACTGTGCCGGTCCTCCCTCGTCCACCCACACAGTGGACCACTACGCCGTGACCTGATAAAACCTTTTCAGAAATTATTCTTGCAGCGGTGCGGACTCGGGCTCCCTCGCCCACTGGATTATTGGGTGGCCGCCCAGAGACGAGGTTCTGCAACTTGACCGCATAAAGTAATGTCAGTCGGGCAGGGGTATAGGTTGGGCTATCTTCAGCGAGGCACACGAAGTACTCAAACCCAGCTGCACTGATCTCTGCCCAAGGAGTCGTTTTTGTGGGGCTACGCATGCCTGCGAGAGGGACAGGGTCCTTCAAGACCCAATAGAATTCGGATGGGACCCTAAGACCTGAAATGCTAAGACTTGATTCACGCGGCACGAGTAACGGTGGGATTACCAAGAGGTTGGCTCCTGGAGTCAGATCTGAAGAGAGAAGGTACGGGACACCCCTTCCTCACACGAACTGTTGTTTGTCGCAGAGGGATACAGTTTTCTTTTCAGGAAATCAACCCGACTTTTAGGCCAGAAGCACTAGAAAATTGAGGTATTGTAAGGGAAGGCTGACATGCAGGACTAGTGTTGCGTCCCGGAAATACGTTCGCAAAGTCTGCGGACCTTCGCCAGGATTGAGTCTGCGGTCGCGGTCCACGCAAAGGGCCGTGCGGTCTTATTATGCGTCTGCACAAAGTGATCGATCTTGGCCACCAATTCTTTGACACTCTGGAAGGACCCACGACGGATCGCCTGCTGAG
The sequence above is drawn from the Nitrospirota bacterium genome and encodes:
- a CDS encoding N-6 DNA methylase yields the protein MTIDLDAIAREQAKSVSQSLTRIANRGGTEADFRREVARILVEEAAVAANLRITPRDEFSVACGRVDSVYNRLILEYKRPGVLKAANSNRANQEVIQQVKDYILDVAKREKREAHRLAGVATDGRFFIFVRRVGEGWSIDDPAPVNSASVELFLRLLFALSVGAALVPENLVEDFGPRTLRAQRAVRSIYATLHSSRHPLVAKLFEQWRQFFSEATDYKEWAERIESKEEFRTFVKGMGLDPKYAEAPKVFFALHTYYALLIKLVATLAAARFAGGQPAPLSRMAAQGSDELKASLADLERGGLFREYGIRNFLEGDFFGWYLSAWNHDIEEAVRDLIKRLAEYDPGTLELAPENARDLLKKLYHKLLPKEIRHDLGEYYTPDWLAERLIRQTLGEADLGDPAKRVLDPACGSGTFLVILIKYIRERMERKGRDPRETLQLILQNVVGIDLNPLAVIAARTNYLLALGDLLKH
- a CDS encoding tyrosine-protein phosphatase, producing MRSPTKTTPWAEISAAGFEYFVCLAEDSPTYTPARLTLLYAVKLQNLVSGRPPNNPVGEGARVRTAARIISEKVLSGHGVVVHCVGGRGRTGTVLGCVLRTLGVCAAEAIDYLDQLHKARGKSGWPESDWQAAFVKDFAS